Proteins encoded in a region of the Stieleria neptunia genome:
- a CDS encoding S8 family serine peptidase, translating to MSDSSKSPINGFLMRLPAAASGALAASGDALKPAGNKFEFEPLFSTPASNLGLAADGGGGKDWILARPKESLDGGNPWDLVHETREMMAGGLGLASGATPDLIEPDLWQDWLPTIPGQPEALAAAGDVCAFEDQNQELPGRRGEFAWHLDDRFSQLAGARDLVGSDAAIVRVAHLDTGYDPDHQTLPSDFIEKRLQRNFIDGDSPDDARDPGNTGPLRNPGHGTATLALLAGGRFQFNGAGYHFDGLLGGAPQVRVVPVRVGNSVVQLTTSSVARGIQYTVQLSTKKRTRVHVISMSMGGVASQAWADAVNQAYEAGIIYVAAAGNNFSAGFFGVPTHQIVYPARFRRVIAACGVMANRKPYYDLSFGTMQGNWGPRSSMATAISAYTPNVPWARIGCNELVNMDGAGTSSATPQIAAAAALYLQVHAEELFDAQRYPEPWMRVEAVRRALFLSADKTADRGRSEKLGNGLLQAMTALEIAPATPTTLRKTPADSAGFPFLNVLSRRGLADSPEDQMVQLEATQLIQHWENTQQINPLESAVEDPDRPAEDVSPNQIIDFMERVREHPKASKVLKARANEYLDATVRTPKTPKRPTETVPPDELPPGNLPPGNLPPGESLPGESLPDKASETTPSLGSFTPPPPPFRSLHAYAVDPSLATSLETAEISEVTLKLPWEPLKPGPVGEYLEVVDVDPPSGCVYEPVDLDAPALLAQDGLPPSEGSPQFHQQMVYSVCSLTINHFERALGRKALWRPGPPKPGVHPKNDAHYVGQLRVYPHALREANAFYSPSKIALLFGYFNASSDHPGAHLPGGRIFTCLSHDIIAHETTHALLDGMHRQFLLPSNRDVHAFHEGFADCVAMLQHFTFPELVTHQIANTRGSIDAQENLLVQLASQFGHATGRRMALRDAIGKVGEKGWQLREPDPQEYETTQEPHARGRILVSAVFDALLSIYKRRTADLLRLATGGTGILRPGAIHPDLVQRLTREVTRSAQHVLTMCIRALDYCPPTDITFGEYLRAIITADHDLVANDDLGYRVSFIEAFRRRGIYPPGIRTLSEGSLRWRSPESEDPMPSKMLLDYLKELRGAGSDHLYAESRKEIFDLQREMRYQLHAWLSRHFESGADAQRDARFLGLDPEKSFEVHSARIAYRISPDGGMLPQLLMGLLQTTTQPVDPNDPHGDTMSFEGGCTVVADLRANNVRYCIRKSLQSPTRLERQQAFALGEYDSLQATYLGARSLNKESPAQDDQSSAHDDQSSAHDDQASVRDDEPFALLHRGPSL from the coding sequence ATGAGTGACTCGTCGAAATCGCCGATCAATGGTTTTCTGATGCGATTGCCCGCGGCTGCATCGGGCGCACTGGCCGCTTCGGGGGACGCGTTGAAACCGGCCGGCAACAAGTTTGAATTCGAGCCGCTGTTTTCAACACCCGCTTCGAACCTCGGTCTCGCTGCCGACGGCGGCGGCGGCAAGGACTGGATCCTGGCGCGGCCCAAGGAGTCCCTCGATGGCGGCAACCCTTGGGACCTGGTGCACGAGACGCGTGAAATGATGGCCGGCGGATTGGGGCTGGCTTCGGGAGCGACCCCCGACCTGATCGAACCGGATCTCTGGCAAGACTGGCTGCCGACGATACCTGGTCAACCGGAGGCTCTGGCCGCGGCGGGTGACGTTTGCGCGTTTGAGGACCAAAATCAAGAGCTGCCCGGCCGCCGGGGCGAGTTCGCGTGGCACTTGGATGACAGGTTTTCCCAGTTGGCCGGTGCGCGTGATCTGGTCGGTTCGGATGCGGCGATCGTGCGCGTCGCGCATTTGGATACCGGCTATGACCCCGATCACCAAACCCTTCCATCCGACTTCATCGAAAAGCGACTTCAACGAAACTTCATCGACGGCGATTCACCCGACGATGCGCGCGACCCCGGCAACACCGGCCCGCTGCGAAACCCCGGCCACGGCACGGCGACACTGGCCCTGCTTGCCGGCGGACGTTTTCAGTTCAACGGCGCGGGGTATCACTTCGATGGCCTGCTGGGAGGAGCACCCCAGGTCCGTGTCGTACCGGTGCGCGTCGGCAATTCCGTCGTCCAACTGACGACCAGCAGTGTCGCCCGAGGGATTCAATACACGGTCCAGCTGAGCACGAAGAAACGCACCCGCGTGCACGTGATTTCGATGAGCATGGGCGGGGTCGCATCGCAAGCTTGGGCGGATGCCGTCAATCAGGCCTACGAAGCCGGGATCATTTATGTGGCGGCGGCGGGCAACAATTTTTCGGCGGGCTTTTTCGGAGTCCCCACGCACCAGATCGTATACCCCGCGCGGTTCCGACGTGTCATCGCGGCCTGTGGCGTGATGGCCAATCGCAAACCTTACTACGACCTCAGCTTCGGCACGATGCAGGGCAATTGGGGGCCGCGATCGAGTATGGCCACGGCGATCTCGGCCTACACTCCCAACGTTCCCTGGGCTCGAATCGGTTGCAACGAACTGGTGAACATGGATGGCGCCGGCACTTCGTCGGCGACGCCGCAAATCGCAGCCGCCGCGGCGCTTTATCTGCAAGTCCACGCGGAGGAGTTGTTCGATGCGCAACGCTACCCCGAGCCATGGATGCGCGTCGAAGCGGTCCGCCGGGCGCTGTTCTTGTCGGCCGACAAAACCGCCGACCGGGGCCGCAGCGAAAAACTGGGCAACGGATTGCTGCAAGCGATGACGGCGTTGGAAATTGCACCGGCAACCCCCACCACGCTCCGCAAGACGCCCGCCGACTCCGCCGGGTTTCCGTTTCTGAACGTCCTTTCTCGACGCGGCCTTGCCGATTCTCCCGAAGACCAGATGGTTCAGCTGGAAGCGACTCAGTTGATCCAACACTGGGAAAACACTCAACAGATCAATCCGCTGGAAAGCGCCGTCGAGGATCCCGATCGCCCGGCGGAGGACGTGTCACCCAACCAGATCATCGACTTCATGGAACGCGTTCGCGAGCATCCCAAGGCGTCCAAGGTGCTCAAGGCCAGGGCCAACGAGTACTTGGATGCGACGGTACGAACACCCAAAACGCCGAAGCGGCCGACTGAAACGGTGCCGCCAGACGAGTTGCCGCCGGGAAATCTGCCGCCGGGAAATCTGCCGCCGGGAGAATCACTGCCGGGAGAATCGCTGCCGGACAAAGCGTCTGAAACCACTCCGTCGCTCGGCAGTTTCACGCCGCCGCCCCCGCCGTTTCGATCCCTGCACGCTTATGCCGTCGACCCGAGTCTGGCAACGTCTTTGGAGACGGCGGAGATCAGCGAAGTCACACTCAAGCTGCCCTGGGAACCGCTCAAACCCGGACCGGTCGGCGAGTACTTGGAAGTGGTCGATGTTGATCCGCCCAGCGGCTGCGTCTATGAGCCCGTCGACCTGGACGCCCCGGCGTTGCTGGCGCAAGACGGATTGCCGCCGTCGGAAGGATCGCCGCAGTTTCATCAGCAAATGGTCTATTCGGTTTGCAGCCTGACGATCAACCACTTTGAGCGCGCTCTGGGACGCAAGGCATTATGGCGACCGGGACCGCCGAAGCCAGGCGTGCATCCCAAAAACGACGCCCACTATGTCGGTCAGCTACGTGTTTATCCGCATGCGTTGCGCGAGGCGAATGCCTTTTACTCGCCGTCGAAGATCGCCCTGCTGTTCGGCTACTTCAACGCCTCCTCGGATCACCCCGGCGCCCATTTGCCGGGCGGACGGATCTTCACCTGTCTGTCGCATGACATCATTGCCCATGAAACCACGCACGCCTTGCTGGACGGCATGCACCGCCAGTTTCTCTTGCCCAGCAACCGCGACGTCCATGCCTTTCATGAGGGATTCGCCGACTGCGTTGCGATGCTGCAGCACTTCACGTTTCCCGAATTGGTCACGCACCAGATCGCCAACACGCGCGGGTCGATCGACGCGCAAGAAAACTTGCTGGTGCAATTGGCGTCGCAATTCGGACACGCCACCGGCCGGCGGATGGCCCTCCGCGACGCGATCGGAAAGGTGGGGGAAAAGGGGTGGCAATTGCGCGAGCCTGATCCGCAAGAATATGAAACCACCCAAGAGCCCCACGCCCGTGGCCGCATCCTCGTTTCGGCGGTGTTCGATGCCCTGTTGTCGATCTACAAACGCCGAACCGCCGATCTGCTGCGATTGGCCACCGGCGGCACCGGCATCCTGCGGCCAGGTGCGATCCATCCCGATCTGGTTCAGCGTCTGACGCGTGAGGTAACGCGTTCAGCCCAGCATGTTTTGACGATGTGTATCCGCGCCTTGGATTACTGTCCCCCGACCGACATCACGTTCGGCGAGTACTTGCGCGCGATCATCACCGCGGACCATGACCTTGTCGCCAACGATGATTTGGGTTACCGGGTTTCGTTCATCGAAGCGTTCCGGCGGCGCGGCATCTATCCCCCGGGCATCCGCACGCTAAGCGAAGGGAGTTTGAGGTGGCGATCGCCGGAATCGGAAGACCCGATGCCGTCCAAGATGCTGTTGGACTACCTAAAGGAATTGCGTGGCGCCGGCTCCGATCACCTGTATGCCGAATCACGCAAAGAAATTTTTGATCTGCAACGCGAGATGCGTTACCAGCTTCATGCATGGCTCAGCCGGCACTTCGAATCCGGAGCGGATGCGCAGCGTGATGCCCGATTCCTGGGGCTCGATCCGGAGAAGTCCTTCGAAGTCCATTCGGCACGGATTGCGTACCGCATCAGCCCCGACGGCGGCATGTTGCCCCAATTGTTGATGGGGCTGTTGCAGACGACCACACAGCCGGTGGACCCCAACGACCCGCACGGTGACACGATGTCGTTTGAAGGCGGTTGCACCGTGGTCGCGGATCTGCGGGCCAACAACGTGCGTTACTGCATTCGCAAGAGTCTGCAGAGTCCGACGCGGTTGGAACGGCAACAGGCATTCGCGCTGGGCGAATACGATTCCTTGCAAGCGACGTACTTGGGCGCCCGTTCGCTCAACAAGGAGTCGCCCGCACAAGATGATCAGTCGTCCGCGCATGACGATCAGTCGTCCGCGCATGACGATCAGGCGTCTGTACGTGACGATGAGCCGTTCGCACTCCTCCACCGTGGTCCATCCCTCTAG
- a CDS encoding GMC oxidoreductase produces MSDEQANDTPDGFDYIIVGSGAGGAPLASRLAKEGKKVLVIEAGSNHTHRGPRDGGNEVSRVPLLHGASSEHPDLSWRFFVDHYRHNDAGQLSDQIDRDPKWHTPDANAGENETHEGIFYPRAAGIGGCTIHNAMITIAGPESDWDDLAELLQDPSWNGRQMRAYFRDLEHNDYQRPPDRSRQRKWRHQWRYVWNSLRFLRGSRPDPTGGRHGFRGWLHTSFTDLSIGLHDRQLVKMLKAALWVSKWEGLDSAWSWTRTLLKGRVRQSLDPNHWETQSNSPEGVVLIPTSVYGGDTTIHQNRGTPYAMLGRRSSPRERLLETVAQHGDKLTIWTDCLVTKVILEGDPPTAVGVELLRGERLYRAHVDPNQQPGQADSVRVRAGGEVILCGGAFNTPQLLMLSGIGDPEMLKNIHDPRRPGQDNQSIPCTVPLSGVGKNLQDRYEVSIVSQMKKDFSLLEGATFQVPADPDAPDRHLRQWREEGTGLYTSNGAVLGIFKRSRPDLAKPDLFIFGVPSEFRGYQPGYSRIDDHDRFTWVILKSHTRNREGVVRLRSVDPLDTPEINFNYFGTGLDLREQSSATDPDLRAIVHGVKFVRKILRSARSVVAQEIHPGRQFDNDAAVNDWIRRDAWGHHACGTCRMGPDGDNGAVLDSRFRVRGVANLRVVDASIFPSIPGYFIVANIYMASEKAADVILEDAKCSGKQDSVDYPHRLREKEAELIKQRREQTEFVATADEPTAEESTAEESTAEESTAEESAAEESTPAESSESPAIDRASGFAPPLGEQGQWSSDVTGLALSGGGIRSATHALGVLQSMARKRLLRRIDLMSTVSGGGYIGSFLGRCFDRLRPENIRSAGGLQSTPPADLVEQTLSSSQSPAMEWLRSHGNYIAPNGPGAIRLNFAVFVRNLLSLHLVVGLAIVTLFSLANLIRYGGLDQFWGLTGLLDLGEMPIGHLLQSLAGPWLSPWFILVELLLLFLVLPRIIGYWIVSQDEHESFKAIPMVILFAVAGVLLWIGVTNGLRLEPLLLGLAMFSSLGQVELAWRRGREREAATGSGGVETQRLRTRNYLTYDLGLALALTGAALLFALIDTLGHGLQEWALQGSITYAEAFASLGAAIMAIIPIMRWLAGFFREQGAGGPPSTLKRILLRDMTAGLLAVILFTVPLVAYSFASHALFQGGMTFGLGIAVTAGTLALTVLLALPSTLTFVNRSSLSQTYSARLARAYLGASNPARHRPDGINVTEVIEGDDVASIRDYRPHEAGGPLHLINVTINQTVDFGSRLRKRDRQGLNMAVSSLGVSVGEHWHSEWTEASHAGRSGARKVPAGLDPIGKQPGRAHPLVDQMNRAADRAEMLSLRQWIGISGAAIDPGRGRTTHLGTALLMGMLNMRTGHWWDSGISAADRIGWPVLSPMRRFLYLIPRCFGTQSLLISEWIARYPGPWERFWHISDGGYFENLAAYELIRRQIPRIILCDGGADPNYEFEDFAELVRKVRIDFGARIESLTSAELDALVSDGVISQATRDHLDTVDELHPAADGSGNPSGPSQAHAALCWIHYPNAPQTNRSLLLYVKASLTGDEPDDVRNYHRTHPEFPHESTGDQSFDEAQWESYRKLGEHAGSSLFASDWFWNVPLPPSDGEPA; encoded by the coding sequence ATGAGCGACGAACAGGCGAACGACACCCCCGACGGTTTTGATTACATCATCGTCGGTTCCGGCGCCGGTGGTGCGCCGCTGGCATCCCGGCTCGCCAAGGAAGGGAAAAAGGTGTTGGTGATCGAAGCCGGATCCAACCACACCCATCGGGGGCCACGTGACGGCGGAAACGAAGTCTCGCGGGTGCCGTTGTTGCACGGAGCCTCGAGCGAACATCCCGATCTGTCCTGGCGGTTCTTCGTCGACCACTACCGGCACAACGACGCGGGGCAGCTTTCCGATCAAATCGACCGGGACCCCAAATGGCACACGCCGGATGCCAACGCCGGTGAAAACGAGACCCACGAAGGCATCTTTTATCCCCGCGCCGCGGGCATCGGCGGCTGCACGATTCACAACGCGATGATCACGATCGCCGGCCCCGAATCGGACTGGGACGATCTGGCGGAGCTTCTGCAGGACCCGAGTTGGAATGGCCGCCAAATGCGAGCCTATTTTCGTGATTTGGAACACAACGACTACCAACGTCCCCCCGATCGCAGCCGCCAGCGGAAATGGCGTCACCAGTGGCGCTATGTTTGGAACAGCCTGCGGTTTCTCCGCGGTTCGCGTCCCGACCCGACCGGCGGACGGCATGGTTTTCGGGGATGGTTGCACACCAGTTTCACCGACTTGTCGATCGGATTGCACGACCGGCAACTCGTCAAAATGCTCAAGGCGGCACTCTGGGTCTCCAAATGGGAGGGTCTGGACAGCGCCTGGTCTTGGACGCGAACGCTGCTGAAAGGTCGTGTCCGGCAATCGCTGGACCCGAATCACTGGGAAACGCAATCCAACAGTCCCGAAGGCGTGGTGTTGATCCCGACGTCGGTTTATGGGGGTGACACCACGATTCACCAAAACCGCGGCACGCCCTACGCGATGCTGGGACGCCGCAGCAGCCCACGCGAACGGTTGCTCGAAACGGTCGCCCAGCACGGCGACAAACTGACGATCTGGACCGATTGTTTGGTCACCAAAGTGATCTTGGAAGGTGACCCGCCGACCGCCGTCGGTGTGGAACTGCTGCGCGGGGAACGGTTGTATCGCGCCCATGTCGATCCGAATCAACAACCCGGACAAGCGGATTCCGTCCGGGTCCGCGCCGGCGGCGAAGTGATCCTCTGTGGCGGTGCCTTCAACACGCCGCAGTTGTTGATGCTGTCGGGGATCGGTGACCCCGAGATGCTAAAAAACATTCACGATCCCCGCCGCCCGGGACAGGACAACCAATCGATTCCGTGCACGGTCCCCTTGTCCGGTGTCGGCAAGAACCTGCAGGACCGCTACGAGGTCTCGATCGTCAGCCAGATGAAAAAGGACTTCAGCTTGCTCGAGGGGGCGACGTTTCAGGTGCCCGCCGACCCCGACGCCCCCGATCGCCATCTTCGACAGTGGCGCGAAGAAGGCACGGGGCTGTACACCAGCAACGGCGCGGTGCTGGGAATTTTTAAACGATCGCGACCCGACCTGGCCAAACCGGACTTGTTCATTTTTGGGGTTCCGTCGGAGTTCCGCGGCTATCAGCCCGGTTACTCGCGGATCGATGATCACGACCGATTCACCTGGGTGATTTTGAAATCGCACACCCGTAACCGCGAGGGCGTTGTGCGGCTGCGCAGCGTCGATCCGCTGGACACCCCCGAGATCAATTTTAATTATTTCGGAACCGGGTTGGATCTGCGCGAGCAATCCAGCGCCACGGACCCCGACCTCCGCGCGATCGTTCACGGCGTCAAATTCGTCCGCAAGATTCTACGGTCGGCGCGGTCTGTGGTTGCCCAGGAAATCCATCCGGGCCGGCAATTCGACAACGACGCGGCGGTGAATGATTGGATTCGGCGTGACGCCTGGGGACATCACGCCTGTGGGACCTGCCGGATGGGGCCCGACGGTGACAACGGCGCCGTTCTGGATAGCCGGTTTCGCGTCCGCGGGGTTGCCAACCTGCGCGTCGTGGATGCGTCGATCTTTCCAAGCATCCCGGGCTACTTCATCGTTGCCAATATCTACATGGCGAGCGAAAAGGCGGCCGACGTGATCTTGGAAGACGCCAAGTGTTCGGGGAAACAAGACAGCGTTGACTACCCGCACCGGCTGCGCGAGAAAGAAGCCGAACTGATCAAGCAGCGTCGCGAGCAAACCGAGTTCGTTGCCACCGCAGATGAACCAACCGCTGAAGAATCAACCGCTGAAGAATCAACCGCTGAAGAATCAACCGCTGAAGAGTCAGCCGCAGAAGAATCAACCCCAGCAGAGTCATCGGAATCTCCGGCGATCGACCGTGCGAGTGGATTCGCGCCGCCCTTGGGAGAGCAGGGGCAATGGAGTAGCGATGTGACCGGATTGGCGCTTTCCGGCGGTGGCATTCGCAGCGCGACGCACGCGTTGGGTGTGTTGCAGAGCATGGCCCGCAAGCGTTTGTTGCGACGTATCGATCTGATGTCGACGGTTTCCGGCGGAGGCTACATCGGTTCATTTCTCGGTCGATGCTTCGATCGTCTGCGGCCGGAAAACATCCGCAGCGCGGGAGGGTTACAATCGACTCCGCCGGCAGACCTTGTCGAACAGACGCTCAGTTCGTCGCAATCGCCCGCGATGGAGTGGTTGCGCAGCCACGGCAACTACATCGCCCCCAATGGCCCCGGCGCGATACGGCTGAATTTTGCCGTGTTCGTACGCAACCTACTCAGTCTGCATCTGGTCGTCGGTCTGGCCATCGTGACGCTATTCAGTCTGGCCAATCTGATTCGTTACGGCGGGCTGGATCAATTCTGGGGTCTGACCGGCTTGCTGGACCTGGGCGAAATGCCAATCGGCCATCTGCTGCAATCGTTGGCCGGACCGTGGCTGAGCCCCTGGTTCATCCTGGTGGAACTGTTGCTGTTGTTTCTCGTCTTGCCGCGGATCATTGGCTATTGGATCGTCTCACAAGACGAGCACGAATCGTTCAAGGCGATCCCGATGGTGATCCTGTTTGCGGTCGCGGGCGTGTTGTTGTGGATCGGCGTCACCAATGGCCTTCGACTCGAGCCGTTGCTGCTGGGGCTGGCGATGTTCTCATCACTGGGGCAAGTGGAATTGGCGTGGCGGCGTGGACGCGAGCGCGAAGCGGCAACGGGTTCGGGCGGCGTCGAAACGCAACGTCTGCGGACACGGAACTATTTGACGTACGACCTGGGGCTTGCGTTGGCGCTGACCGGTGCGGCGTTGTTGTTCGCGCTGATCGATACGTTGGGACACGGCTTGCAGGAATGGGCATTGCAAGGCAGCATCACGTACGCCGAAGCGTTCGCGTCGCTCGGAGCGGCGATCATGGCGATCATTCCCATCATGCGATGGCTGGCCGGTTTTTTTCGCGAGCAAGGCGCCGGCGGCCCCCCCTCGACGCTCAAACGCATCCTGTTGCGCGACATGACGGCGGGATTGTTGGCGGTGATTCTGTTCACGGTGCCGCTGGTCGCGTACTCGTTCGCTTCGCATGCCTTGTTCCAGGGCGGCATGACGTTTGGGCTGGGGATCGCCGTGACCGCCGGGACGTTGGCGTTGACCGTCTTGCTGGCGCTGCCCAGCACGCTCACCTTCGTCAATCGTTCGTCGCTGTCGCAGACCTATTCGGCGCGGTTGGCACGCGCCTACTTGGGGGCGTCCAACCCCGCGCGACATCGCCCCGACGGGATCAATGTGACCGAAGTCATCGAGGGAGACGACGTGGCTTCGATTCGCGACTACCGCCCCCATGAAGCCGGCGGGCCGTTGCATTTGATCAACGTCACCATCAACCAAACCGTCGACTTCGGTTCGCGTCTGCGGAAACGTGACCGCCAGGGGTTGAACATGGCGGTCAGCTCGCTGGGCGTTTCGGTCGGCGAACACTGGCACAGCGAGTGGACCGAGGCGTCGCATGCCGGTCGGTCGGGGGCGCGGAAAGTCCCCGCCGGGCTGGATCCGATCGGCAAACAACCCGGCCGTGCGCACCCCTTGGTCGACCAGATGAACCGCGCCGCCGATCGTGCCGAAATGCTGTCGCTGCGGCAATGGATCGGAATTTCTGGGGCGGCAATCGATCCCGGCCGCGGACGCACGACCCACCTCGGCACGGCGCTGTTGATGGGCATGTTGAATATGCGAACGGGACACTGGTGGGACAGCGGGATCTCCGCGGCCGACCGGATCGGCTGGCCGGTCCTGTCGCCGATGCGCCGTTTTCTGTATCTGATCCCGCGCTGCTTCGGGACGCAATCGCTGCTGATCTCCGAATGGATCGCCCGTTATCCCGGCCCCTGGGAACGCTTTTGGCACATTTCCGATGGAGGCTATTTCGAAAATCTGGCCGCGTACGAACTGATTCGCCGCCAAATCCCACGCATCATTCTGTGCGACGGCGGTGCCGACCCGAACTACGAATTCGAAGACTTCGCGGAGTTGGTCCGCAAGGTGCGAATCGACTTCGGGGCACGGATCGAATCGTTGACCAGCGCGGAATTGGACGCCTTGGTGTCCGACGGCGTGATTTCACAAGCGACACGCGATCACCTGGACACCGTTGACGAGCTTCATCCCGCCGCCGACGGCAGCGGAAACCCATCGGGGCCTTCCCAAGCACACGCGGCGTTGTGCTGGATTCACTACCCGAACGCGCCCCAGACCAACCGATCGTTGCTGCTGTATGTCAAAGCCAGCCTGACCGGAGACGAACCCGACGACGTCCGCAACTACCATCGAACCCACCCGGAATTTCCGCATGAATCGACCGGTGACCAATCCTTCGATGAAGCCCAATGGGAGAGCTATCGGAAACTGGGTGAACACGCCGGATCGTCGCTGTTTGCCAGTGATTGGTTTTGGAACGTTCCATTGCCGCCCAGCGACGGAGAACCGGCATGA